A window from Argopecten irradians isolate NY chromosome 3, Ai_NY, whole genome shotgun sequence encodes these proteins:
- the LOC138319541 gene encoding uncharacterized protein has product MACTGTFNNSNTFVINATTASMKIGTSLTVPDKTCADAYHIQPFRMDVAESAIKISMEFPFNLQYNLTRTDVRAKYFYVNCSCDVIIVSDKSTDVQLMCLDSTSSYLRTNAVFTSASLNFISPLQTAVIRTDRWLKLKGRYIHVFTLEEDSYLGRRVTQIQPFVYQQHRELTTVKCYNDINCASHQTSSVPSAASTSYFKPSTARPTTTEQPTTTKQPTTTTQSITTTQPTTTKQPTTTTQPTTTTQPTTTKQPTTTKQPTTTKQPTTTTQPTTTIQPTTTKQPTTTTQPTTTTQPTTTTQPTTTTQPTTTTQPTTTKLPTTTTQQTTTKQPTTTTQPTTTTQPTTTTKPTTTTQPNTTTQPTTTTQPNTTTQPTTTTQPNTTTQPTTTIQPNTTTQPTTTTQPNTTTQPTTTTQPNTTTQPTTTTQPNTTTQPTTTTQPNTTTHSAAGSPHLISVIHRKGEYISSKVNCSYTCVFKTDVHLSEVQRIHILKEKIALLKRQLTVNKTRLSSTKRKRTSADDDRPSAAVIGFVGVAVYGVFSALIVLFDLPLLFRGCIKTFVNMRNVSYGNV; this is encoded by the exons ATGGCCTGCACTGGCACGTTCAATAACAGTAATACTTTCGTTATAAACGCTACAACGGCTTCAATGAAGATTGGGACAAGTCTTACAGTTCCTGACAAAACGTGTGCTGATGCTTATCATATCCAGCCTTTTCGCATGGATGTTGCCGAATCTGCTATAAAGATATCAATGGAATTCCCCTTCAATCTGCAGTACAATCTCACTCGCACAGACGTAAGGGCGAAATATTTCTACGTCAACTGTTCATGTGACGTCATCATCGTCTCCGACAAGAGCACTGATGTGCAACTGATGTGTCTAGATTCGACATCGAGCTATCTCCGAACTAACGCCGTCTTCACCAGTGCATCGCTAAACTTTATTAGTCCTTTACAGACCGCCGTCATCAGGACAGACCGCTGGCTCAAATTAAAGGGCAGATATATCCATGTCTTCACATTAGAGGAGGACTCGTATCTAGGACGGAGAGTTACTCAAATTCAGCCGTTTGTCTATCAGCAACATAGGGAATTGACCACTGTCAAA TGCTACAACGACATCAATTGCGCTTCGCATCAGACTTCTTCTGTACCCTCTGCTGCCTCCACTTCATATTTTAAACCTAGCACAGCACGTCCAACAACCACAGAACAGCCCACCACAACAAAACAACCGACCACCACAACACAGTCCATCACCACAACACAGCCCACCACAACAAAACAACCGACTACCACAACACAGCCCACCACTACAACACAGCCAACCACCACAAAACAACCGACTACCACAAAACAGCCCACCACAACAAAACAACCAACCACCACAACACAGCCAACCACTACAATACAGCCCACCACCACAAAACAACCGACTACCACAACACAGCCCACCACTACAACACAGCCCACCACTACAACACAGCCCACCACCACAACACAGCCCACCACCACAACACAGCCCACCACCACAAAACTACCGACTACCACAACACAGCAAACCACTACAAAACAGCCCACCACTACAACACAGCCCACCACCACAACACAGCCCACCACTACAACAAAGCCCACCACTACAACACAgccaaacactaccacacagcccACCACTACAACACAgccaaacactaccacacagcccACCACTACAACACAgccaaacactaccacacagcccACCACTACAATACAgccaaacactaccacacagcccACCACTACAACACAGCCAAACACTACAACACAGCCCACCACTACAACACAgccaaacactaccacacagcccACCACTACAACACAGCCAAACACTACAACACAGCCCACCACTACAACACAGCCAAACACTACAACACATTCGGCAGCTGGTTCACCACACCTGATATCCGTCATTCATCGCAAAG GAGAATACATCAGTTCGAAGGTGAATTGTAGCTATACCTGTGTGTTTAAGACTGATGTACATCTCAGCGAAGTTCAGCGTATACACATCCTAAAAGAAAAAATCGCTTTGTTGAAGCGCCAATTGACGGTGAACAAAACACGTCTGTCGTCTACCAAACGAAAGAGAACCAGTGCGGACGATGATCGTCCCTCTGCTGCTGTCATTGGATTTGTTGGTGTGGCTGTGTATGGCGTGTTCTCAGCTCTTATTGTACTCTTTGATTTACCATTACTTTTCCGTGGATGTATCAAAACGTTTGTGAACATGAGAAACGTGTCATACGGCAATGTTTGA
- the LOC138319543 gene encoding uncharacterized protein: MESTKDDMIYPVITSTMESTKDDMIYPVITSTIESTKDDIIYTVITSTMESMKDDMIYPVITSTIESTKDDMIYSVITSTIESTKDDMIYPVITSTIESTKDDMIYPVITSTIEESTKDDMIYPVITSTIESTKDDMIYSVITSTMESTKDDMIYPVITSTIESTKDDMIYPVITSTIESTKDDMIYPVITSTIESTKDDMIYPVITSTMESTKDDIIYPVITSTIESTKDDMIYSVITSTIESTKDDMIYPVITSTIESTKDDMIYSVITSTIESTKDDMIYSVITSTIDSTKDDIIYPVITSTRESTKDDMNYPVITSTIESTKDDMIYSVITSTMESMKDGMIYSVITSTMESTKDDMIYSVITSSMESTKDDMIYSVITSSMESMKDGMIYSVITSTIESTKDDMIYSVITSTIESTKDDMIYSVITSTIESTKDDMIYPVITSSMESTKDDMIYSVITSLMERTKNGIIPGLDTQAPNQMGRCNTTSTNLWSIYFGLLEPLLVE, encoded by the coding sequence ATGGAGAGTACGAAAGACGATATGATCTACCCAGTTATCACATCCACTATGGAGAGTACGAAAGACGATATGATCTACCCAGTTATCACATCCACTATAGAGAGTACGAAAGACGATATAATCTACACAGTTATCACATCCACTATGGAGAGTATGAAAGACGATATGATCTACCCAGTTATCACATCCACTATAGAGAGTACGAAAGACGATATGATCTACTCAGTTATCACATCCACTATAGAGAGTACGAAAGACGATATGATCTACCCAGTTATCACATCCACTATAGAGAGTACGAAAGACGATATGATCTACCCAGTTATCACATCCACTATAGAGGAGAGTACGAAAGACGATATGATCTACCCAGTTATCACATCCACTATAGAGAGTACGAAAGACGATATGATCTACTCAGTTATCACATCCACTATGGAGAGTACGAAAGACGATATGATCTACCCAGTTATCACATCCACTATAGAGAGTACGAAAGACGATATGATCTACCCAGTTATCACATCCACTATAGAGAGTACGAAAGACGATATGATCTACCCAGTTATCACATCCACTATAGAGAGTACGAAAGACGATATGATCTACCCAGTTATCACATCCACTATGGAGAGTACGAAAGACGATATAATCTACCCAGTTATCACATCCACTATAGAGAGTACGAAAGACGATATGATCTACTCAGTTATCACATCCACTATAGAGAGTACGAAAGACGATATGATCTACCCAGTTATCACATCCACTATAGAGAGTACGAAAGACGATATGATCTACTCAGTTATCACATCCACTATAGAGAGTACGAAAGACGATATGATCTACTCAGTTATCACATCCACTATAGATAGTACGAAAGACGATATAATCTACCCAGTTATCACATCCACTAGGGAGAGTACGAAAGACGATATGAACTACCCAGTTATCACATCCACTATAGAGAGTACGAAAGACGATATGATCTACTCAGTTATCACATCCACTATGGAGAGTATGAAAGACGGTATGATCTACTCCGTCATCACATCCACTATGGAGAGTACGAAAGACGATATGATCTACTCCGTCATCACATCCTCTATGGAGAGTACGAAAGACGATATGATCTACTCAGTTATCACATCCTCTATGGAGAGTATGAAAGACGGTATGATCTACTCAGTTATCACATCCACTATAGAGAGTACGAAAGACGATATGATCTACTCAGTTATCACATCCACTATAGAGAGTACGAAAGACGATATGATCTACTCAGTTATCACATCCACTATAGAGAGTACGAAAGACGATATGATCTATCCAGTCATTACATCCTCTATGGAAAGTACGAAAGACGATATGATCTACTCAGTCATCACATCCCTTATGGAGAGAACGAAAAACGGTATCATCCCAGGATTGGACACCCAAGCTCCTAACCAGATGGGCCGATGTAATACGACATCCACCAACCTCTGGAGCATATACTTTGGGTTATTAGAACCCTTACTCGTCGAATGA
- the LOC138319959 gene encoding uncharacterized protein — protein sequence MPSLQDRIEISGGIAEYTTRSQLKCADHCLDHADCWSLFYNSATKICRINKDHFFALNDTTSTPGFRFYTRESCTRTIPAISHTTHTWSISNGIVTVTFACEVNAIYITGSKVMTCDEGKVKWGTPDLVCQDLSPYNALGYTEVCGTESILKFVGSQVQFEVAKSDCEADGGHLSRPITTVRWICVKDYALSRSSGVHVWTDITDRVEEGVLRFTDNSLVPLPHYWQPGEPLASTKDWVDCVCVWPNSKLWDDIPCDNLAHYICEIEL from the exons ATGCCAAGTCTACAAGACAGGATAGAGATATCTGGTGGTATTGCCGAGTACACCACAAGATCACAGTTAAAATGTGCCGATCACTGTCTGGACCACGCTGACTGTTGGTCACTGTTTTATAATAGTGCCACCAAAATCTGTCGTATAAACAAAGACCACTTCTTTGCTCTCAATGACACGACGAGTACACCAGGATTTAGGTTTTACACTCGAG AAAGCTGTACAAGAACGATTCCAGCCATCTCCCACACAACACATACTTGGTCTATCTCTAATGGAATTGTGACTGTCACTTTCGCCTGTGAGGTCAATGCCATATATATCACCGGGAGTAAAGTGATGACTTGTGACGAAGGAAAGGTGAAATGGGGCACCCCAGATCTAGTCTGCCAAG ATTTATCACCCTATAATGCCCTAGGTTACACGGAGGTATGTGGAACCGAATCCATTCTCAAGTTTGTCGGTAGTCAGGTGCAGTTTGAGGTCGCAAAGAGTGACTGTGAGGCCGACGGCGGCCATCTTTCAAGGCCAATAACTACTGTCCGCTGGATCTGCGTGAAAGATTATGCTTTATCGAGAA GTAGCGGAGTCCATGTGTGGACGGACATCACAGACCGAGTAGAAGAAGGCGTACTAAGATTTACCGACAATAGTCTCGTTCCACTGCCCCATTATTGGCAGCCCGGCGAACCACTGGCGTCAACCAAGGACTGGGTGGACTGTGTATGCGTGTGGCCGAATTCGAAACTGTGGGACGACATACCATGTGACAATTTAGCGCACTACATCTGTGAAATAGAGCTTtag
- the LOC138319542 gene encoding platelet glycoprotein Ib alpha chain-like: MIYPVHHIHYGEYERRYDLPSYHIHYGEYERRYDLPQSYHITMESTKDDMDFTQLSHPPIESTKDDMIYPVITSTMESTKDDMIYPVITSTIESTKDDMIYSVITSTMESTKDDMIYPVITSTIESTKDDMIYPVITSTIESTKDDMIYPVITSTIESTKDDMIYPVITSTMESTKDDMIYPVITSTMESTKDDMIYPVITSTIESTKDDMIYPVITSTIESTKDDMIYPVITSTMESMKDDMIYPVITSTMESTKDDMIYPVITSTMESTKDD; this comes from the exons ATGATCTACCCAGTTCATCACATCCACTATGGAGAGTACGAAAGACGATATGATCTACCCAGTTATCACATCCACTATGGAGAGTACGAAAGACGATATGATCTACCCCAGTCATATCACATCACTATGGAGAGTACGAAAGACGATATGGATTTCACTCAG TTATCACATCCACCTATAGAGAGTACGAAAGACGATATGATCTACCCAGTTATCACATCCACTATGGAGAGTACGAAAGACGATATGATCTACCCAGTTATCACATCCACTATAGAGAGTACGAAAGACGATATGATCTACTCAGTTATCACATCCACTATGGAGAGTACGAAAGACGATATGATCTACCCAGTTATCACATCCACTATAGAGAGTACGAAAGACGATATGATCTACCCAGTTATCACATCCACTATAGAGAGTACGAAAGACGATATGATCTACCCAGTTATCACATCCACTATAGAGAGTACGAAAGACGATATGATCTACCCAGTTATCACATCCACTATGGAGAGTACGAAAGACGATATGATCTACCCAGTTATCACATCCACTATGGAGAGTACGAAAGACGATATGATCTACCCAGTTATCACATCCACTATAGAGAGTACGAAAGACGATATGATCTACCCAGTTATCACATCCACTATAGAGAGTACGAAAGACGATATGATCTACCCAGTTATCACATCCACTATGGAGAGTATGAAAGACGATATGATCTACCCAGTTATCACATCCACTATGGAGAGTACGAAAGACGATATGATCTACCCAGTTATCACATCCACTATGGAGAGTACGAAAGACGATTGA